The region CACAGAGCTGAGAGGAGATAATGACCAAAAGGGTTTTGTAGGATGTGATTTCCTGTTGGCCACATGGGACACATGGGTTAATATTACAAATTCATTCCCACTTGGATGTTTTCTCCATAAGGATTTTTTATATTATCAAATCCTATACAGAGCTCATCTAAAGACCAATTTGtggaaaaaaatatcaaaatgaatTGGGTTGCGTGCGGCCCTGGATTTGTGAACCGGCAACCCTTGAATACCCTAGACTGATAATTGGTGCTCATCTATCCTGGTTGTCCTTGCTAAATTGTCAATAAGCAAAGTTTTCAATCTTGCTTTGTCCTTTGAAACAGCAAAGTAGTCATACTGCCTAATAATTTGGGTTCACTATAATGCAGCCATTAATATTTCACTAAAAAGTAAAGataatgtgaaaaaacaagcTCTGGTCATCAATAAAAGCTGAATTCCCTTTTAAACCTTACCTTTATTCAGTTACACTAGTTATATGAAATTAAACTGCAAATGAAAGTGCTACCTTACAATTTGTACTGAAATTGAACTAATGTAAAATCAGTTGAAAAGACTTGCCTAGCCCACGTTCATTTGCAGATAGATATCAGCATAAGAACCCCTGACTTCATGGGACGGTCAGTCTATAGATTTCCTATAAGCCTCACCTTAAGCCTGGCTGATAAGCCTGGCTGATTGTGAACAGCAACTGCACAGAGCTGCAGTCCAAAAATAGGCTAGGGAATAGCTGTCTGGCACTGTACATTTTTGACCCCCTGGCCCCATAAAATCCCAAGCTCAGCTAAAGAGTAAGTGGCATAGAGGATCTCACTGCCCCTCCACTGAGAGATTGAGTCAGAGAAAACATTGCAGTGCATTGCCACCTAGTGGTGAAAAGGATTCTTGTTGATGTTTAAATATGCTTTTCAAAAAAGCTTTTTACATCTAGGAATAAAATAAgtataaaaagtataaaaaacattaGTTTGAAATATGTTGTGTTCATACTTAGCATACATATGCATACTAATATATTATGTTGAAACCATTGAATAAATTTCCATATAAAAGTATTGCTATGACCATTAAATAAAAcccatttcattttctttcagatTGAGTCTCTTTGTGAGACTTGAGTGATAACCAGAGGAGAGGAGCGCTGTAGAAGAGTCCATTTTCCTGCTTTTATGGGTCCCATGGAGGGGTTTCCTGTACACTGACCCTCCGCGCTGCCTCACCCGGACAGTTGTCATGTCAGCTTGCAACACCTTCACCGAGCATGTGTGGAAACCAGGAGAGTGTAAGAACTGCTTCAAGCCCAAGAGCCAGCACCACTTGGCAGAGGGTGGCCTGAAGAAGACTGGCCTTGAGGTACCCTCCCAGGAACAGAACCACCCCCCTACAGGAACTAGATCCAACACCAACAGCtcccagagaggaggaggggccGGCAGCAGTGCGTCAGCCCGATCCAGCCACTTTCGGCCTCCTGTAGCTAAGAAGCCCACAATTGCTGTCAAGCCCACCATGATGCTGTCCTGTTCATCGGCCGGCCTGGACATGGAGGGCAACCTCCAACGGCCGCCCGATGCTGGTGAACCTGGCAAAACCTCTGACTTCGCAGTCTGGACCCGAAATGGGATGAACCGCAAGAGGCCTGGCGGGCCTAACAACAATGAAGGTGAGGATGCTGGGGATGAGATAGAGGGTTACGGGCAGGGCAGTCGCCGTACCCCCACCGGTAATGACAATGGTTTAACGGACGTTCTCAAGGAAATTGCTGGCCTAGGCTCTTGCCTTAACCCCAGCCCCTTATCAGGCTCGAAGGACCTCTTTTTGGGACGAATCAGCAGCTCTTTCCAGCGCTCTTTAGAAAGAGGCCTCCCCGCTTCTGGTTGCTTGGCAATGGGGAGCAGCAGTGGAGGCGCCACCCAAAAACGTGTGTCTGTCAGCAACAGTATGGAGGTAATCAGCACCGAAGGGGGACGCTTCTGCTACCCTGAGTTCTCCAGCGAAGGAGAGGACGATGACGAGGACGAAGAGCATGAAGAGGATGAAAGTGATGGAAACGACGACAGTGAACACGAGAGCTGGGATGAGAGTGACGAGGAGCTTCTGGCCATGGAGATCCGTATGCGGGGTCAGCCTCGCTTCGCCAACTTCCGAGCTGCCACGCTGTCCCCGGTTCCCTTTGCCCAGGGGAAGAAGTGGAACACTGTACCTTTACGCAACCGTTCACTCCAGAGAATCTGCGCTGTGGACTATGATGATAGTTACGATGAAATCCTCAATGGATACCCTTCCATAGACTCCAACGGAGGTCACGGGCACCTTCCTTATGGCCCTGCTGACCTCCAGGGCAGTGGTTTCCTCTCTAACTCGGAGTGCACCACTTCACCCGAGTCCTCATCATCTCTGCCGGAGGACTCGCGCACCACTTCCAGCTGTAGCAGCAGTGCTCACTGTGGCCCACTGAAAAACGGCCTTCACTCTCCCTCCGCTTTCAGGCCCCCTGTCCTCCAGGCTGCTTCTAAAGTCAAGGAACAGCAGACCCAAAAGGATTTGAATCCACCCAAGGCCATCGAGACCCACAAAGCTGTTCTCGCCATTAGATTAGAGGATCAGGATGGCCGGGAGTGCTTACCTATGCCCCAAGCTCTTCCTGGGCAACCAGTGACAATCAGCTTCAGCCCCACGGAGGAGCAAGCTAAACCATACCGTGTGGTCAACTTGGAGAAACCGCTTATCTGTAAGCCTTACACTGTGGTGGATGTGTCTGCATCCATGGCTAGCCCAGAAGAACATAATCAAGAGCGCACTCCCAAACCCAAAACCCCCGTTAGCCCCTTGTccttccccatctctcccttaGGCCAGCCTCTGTCTCCAGCCTCTCCCATGTCCCCGTCATCGTCCATCTCCCACCTATCCATCACACCCTCTGCCGTTCAGGGAAATGCCTGCAAGAAACTGGGTGCTATTCGCTACCAGGAGGTGTGGACTTCTAGCACCAGTCCCCGTCAGAAGATGGCCAAAGTGGATCTGGGTTCATCTACAGCCTCTGGCCCGCCCGTCCCACCCCGCTACTGCAGTCACAAGTCGGCCCCCACATCCCCCATTGCAGGGCTGTCCTCCTCTCGGACTGTACCTGTGAAATCCCCAAACTTGTCCGAGATAAAGTTCAATAGCTACAACAATGCAGGGATGCCACCCTTCCCCATCATCATTCGGGATGATACCACGTACTTCCGCAGTTCTAAGAACGCAGTCAAAGTGCCAATCGTTATCAACCCAAGCGCCTACGACAACCTGGCGGTATATAAGAGCTTCCTGGGTTTGAGCGGGGAGCTGTCCCAACCTAAAGAAGGGAGAGTGGCCAGCCACACTTATGAAGAGATTGGCTCCTCAGAGAGTGTACAGCCTTCTCCTACAGAGCAAACCAGTGTCTGTAAAGTGGCATCAGAGAAAGCGGCGGTGGACGAAAAAAAAGCTGCTGCTGCAGCTCTGATAAGCAAGGAGCTCACCACCAGAACCACTATAGACTCAGTCACGGCGGTGAGCACAGCCAGTGGGGCTGTTTCACCTGCAACTGCTGTTCAATCTCCTCTCACAGTTGCTGCCATCTTGTCCAAAAGCAGCCCAGGTTCAGCCACTAGTGCACGTGTTCGCAAGATTAGTGGGGATACAACATCTAGCAGAGAAGGGAGTGCTGACTACCCACCATCATCATGCACTGGGACGGGCCACCGAGAAAATGCCAGCACTGTGTTGTCCCAGATCGTTGCCTCCATCCAACCCCCACAGTCTTGTCCAGAGTCACCGTACCCAAGTTCTAAAGCCTACGGGATCGACGAGCTTCACGCCCTTCCACTGGATGCCACAAAGGAAATGTTAAACAGGCCCaagtctctcttctcttccacTGACGGCTGCCTGTCCaaacccaggaaggacacaccCTCTAAACAACTACCCAAATCCCAGAGTGCCTCTGCAGCCGTCCCCCTGTCTAGCCCAACCAAGTCAGAGCCCAACGCCCCTTTCCCCCCTCCCCGGTCCACCTCTTCCCCATATCATGCCTCCAACATTCTCCAAAGGCATTTTGGTAACTGGACCAAGCCTTCCATTGCCAGCTCCCCTACACGGCCCAGTGACGGAGAAACCAGCCctgggggaggagaagggagacgGGTAGCCGAGAGCGCCAAGCCTAAACGCTGGATCTCCTTCAAGAGTTTCTTCCGCCGGCGGAAGGATGATGATGAGCAGCGGGACAAGGCGGAGAAGGAGAAGGGCAAGCTGGTGGGGCTGGATGGGACGGTCATCCACATGctcccacctccacccattCAACGCCACCACTGGTTCTCTGAGGCCAAGAATGAGGACCCCAATCAGAAACCCACCATTATCTTTACTTACAAGCCGGACAGCAGTGCTTCGGGTGACGGGAAGGGAGAACTGCGGGTGGAGGAATGCAAAGAGACAGTACTACTGTCCCCAGAGGTGAGCAGAGACGTCAGACCGCTGTCCCCAGGGAGAACCCCGTCCCCACAGATGGGAACTGCCTTCCACTGTAAGACCATCAGGTAAGTAATCTAAATGTCATTCTTAAAGAGTTTAGTAATCATATTACTCATTGTTTATTGTCTCGCCTTTCTCAAGTTTGTTTCTCTGGTCCTCTTTTCTCAAGGAAATTCATACACCATTTTGTCTATACTAAATGTCTGTTACACTCCCTGATTCTGATTAAACGTAGTCATAAAATACATTACCAATAGTCCGTTATTTATGAATAATCTAAAAGCGTAATTACGAAGATTGTTAAGAACTTCATAAACATTGGGGCATGCCACAAGATAATTGCACTGCTTATGAGTGAATGGTTATTGAATGACCTGCTAATAGTTGCAAAAACTTTTTTGATAAGCCATTTCAGGTTTCCACTACCTCTCAATGCCAATTTTTCACTTAATACAAGGACAGTACATTTCTATCACCCACACCAATTCCCACAAAGAGCCTCCTGTCCACCGCCTACTGGTTTGCTCTGAGGAAGCTGCTTGACCTATGCTTCTTCCTGTAATGCCAGGGACAAGGACTTTGACTTCCCTCCTCCAGTCAGATCCTAATGAAGATGCAAAGCgtgctcctctgtctctctccctctctgggcATGTCTGCATCCCTACTAATGTCTTCCATTAGCTGCCCAGCATGACTTCCCTAGATCCATTCCCACCGGGGAGGCTATGTGCAGCTCACTGAACAGAATAACTGAATAGCCCAGATTGAAGCACACGCTCACATCCACGATCCATCACTCCTCACCCGGCCATGGACATTGTGAAGTTGATGGGAGCTGGGGAGAGCTGTCTGAAAGCACCAGCTCCAGCCTAATCCCCAAACACATGTTGGATATATCAGAGGAGAAACAGATTTATATCGAACTAAGTGAAGAGACCCTCCTTTCCCGAGTGACTTACATGGTGTGTTTATTTAAAGATGGCTAGGTGGGGAAACCACAACACTCATTAAAAATAACGACTCAATACTCAACTAAGTAGATGTCAGCACAATCCGTGCTAGAGTGGGGTAGCCAATTTGTGTTTTTACTCTTTAAAAATGCAGATTGGCCCACCTGATGAATAAATCTGAAGCATTGGATCTTTTGCACACCTCAAAGAGATAGAAAGACTAGTCGAAGTCAGTGCAACCGGGCTGACATTCTGCCAATTCTTCTTGTCAATTAAACATCTGGTCTGAATAGTGTGGAATTTCCTAagtacaacccagtttccaaaaaagctgtgcaaaatgtaaagaaaaacagaatgcattgatgtgcaaatcatttaaaccttatattcaatagaaaatggacaaagacaacatgtcaaatgttgaaactgagaaatgttattatttcttgaaaaatatatgcccactttgaatttcatgTCAGCACCAAAGAAGCTGTGACAGGGGCATCAAAAGACTgtgaaagttgtgtaatgctaaaacaaaaacctggtggaacatctcacaactaaatAGGTTACTGGGCAACAGAtgaaaaaaagaacatcccaaagaggagaagtaaagatggggaggggatCAGCAGACatatagtgcaacaatttaagaatgacgtttctcaacgtaaaattgcaaagagtttggggatctaatcatctacggtacacaatatcataAAAGAtacagagaatctggagaaatcacTGTACACAAGGTACAAGGCCAAAAactaatattggatggctgtgatcttcaggcctttaggcggcactgcattaaaaacagacacaattcggtagtggaaatcatttctcagtttcaacatttgatatgttgtctttctagtattttttattaaatataggaataaattatttgcatgtaattgcattctatttttatttgaatttttaCACAGCaccccaactttttggaaaacgTGGCTATAGTTCATAttctgttttgtaaaaaataaatgttttagaatGTGTGGAGACCGACACCTGAAAGAGTATAGAGCTATTTCTTAccggaaacattttaaaagatctTAGTGGCTCATGCATGGCTCTGCCCTCCTGTTTTCTGAGGTTCTGTCACATCTTCttcacattaaaaacaacagtgtGTAAACAattgtggtttattttggtttggtttgaaAAAAGTTGTCAACAAACGTACTTGTCCATATGACACATCAAAATTTTAAGGGGAGCATGGACAAATATCAACGTTCATTAATCACTTAATTTTCGTTGGACTGTCTGTCTAAGCACTCAGCTCTCTCATTAAGGGGGAGAAGGGTTGAGCTAGTGAGGCATCAGAGAGTGAgatttctctccctccactaaAGCAGTTGAAAGAACTTGGTAAATAACGATTACCTACACAACAACGTTTTTCTCACTGCAAAAAGATACAATATTTGAGGAACCCCAATCGATTGTGGTACATGCCGTATTGATTAAATGTGATAAATGTCAGTCACAGGTTAGAAAACATTTCTTTCAAAGCAGGCTTGTGGGCTTGTAAATGTGCGCATTTGTCTATGTTAATGTGACACAATCTAATTAGCTCACATTTTCTCAAAGTACACTGAGTGCCATCTCATGAAACAAAGCAGGTCCCTCATCTCTTGTCCCAGTAACCTGAAAAACAcagttttcattagttttttaTGAGTTTACAACCGATCTGTGCCCTCATAGCGGTACAGCATATTGACAGTGGATCAGTTAGATCTGAATGTGTAAGATCTCTGTTGCTTAGGTTCTCTTTCGTAAATGTCTGAGAGTGCCTTTTGCTTTCTGTCAACAATCTTACCACAACTCTCTCTTGGTTATTCTTATTTACTTTGATTCTGATTTGCTCATGTGAGGTAGCCATACCACCCTACTGCACTTAAAGTTAACTGAGCAGTTTGGTCACATGATCATAAATCTCTCTCCAGCTGAAAAGTCCAGACTTTTATAAACCAGTTTGATTTAGGTTTTTtaactgtttgtttttggaGAAACATAATTGGGGTAAACATGTGACCAAAGTGCACAATAAAGCACCTGTAAATGACTGTACATTCGTACCATCTGGATTCCCATTTTGATAACACTTTGCCCAACTGTTGGCTATGAAACTTAACTTTAACatcaaatattacaatatagaTTGGACAGAATGGATAAATGAATCTTATAGGGATCCAGTCTGCAAACTCATAGTTGAATCTCACTCATTATGGTCTATATGACAAAACAATCCACTGATGTTCAAAGTTAAAGGTTCCTGACCATTAGGTGGAGCTGTATTCTAGCCATAGGACATAATCATTGCCATTGAGGATGGCTGACCTACTTTTATTAGGCCCTTGGTGTATTATTAATGATTTCCCCCCAGTGAGCATTGGAACAGCTCAGAACACTCTGATTCATTGTAACACAATTTCAGAACATGGTTGTTGATGTAATACATAGAAGTGATTTTGTTTATTGATACtcattttttatgaaaatgcCTCCTTTACTGTATAACCAAATCTGATTCAACTTGTGTTAGAGCTAAGTTTTCACAGCAACTCTTAGTACTTCTTAGTACTAAAGTAGACTATCAAACAGAAAAAGTCAATGCACCTTTCTGTTGATTATGGCCCAGTGAGGTTTGTTTGTGTTCCAGAGGCTGTTTAGGCACTTCCAAGAAGCTGTCATGTTTCCATCCTGGAATAACCCTTCACTGTTCTCCAGgccctttttgtttttttatttgtctgttcAGCTTcagctgaaaatgttttgtatccACCATATTCTCTGAGGAAAATTGGGACTATTGATTATTTGATTGTAAAATCATAAAATCAGTGATCTAGCTAACGGTCTAACCGGTGCACATCTGCAGCAATTCAAAGTGTCAGTCAGGATGGGAGTTAGAAATTGGATATCGAAAGAGTTTCCGATGGCATTGAGAGCGTGAGAAGCAGTCAGGTAAACATTCTCGGTAACACACTTTGCTTTCCCCTcactttctcctccctctggcGTTATAGATGGTTTTAACTGGCTTGCCATTGCTCTCTACTTCTCCACTGTGAAGTTAACCAGCGGAAAAGGTACTTGAATCTCACAGCTTTCTTAGCATAATAATTTCCTCCCAACAGTCCCCATCAATTGCTGTGATGGTACTGAtgcagcacatacacacatatccACACAAACACCATTGTGGCTGTCCTTTTGCCTTATTCATCTCCTTATCATCTCTTGTACCACTGTTTCGCAactcttaaatgtttattattagtCTATAGATAATATAGTCTGGAAAGCTGTGAATCTCTAACATATACACTGAGTAATCTCATTCCCAGACACATCCATCCAAATGTGTATGTCTGGTGGAATACTTCAACCGACATGGCCTTCTTTAGCCAAAAGGACACATTAGCAAAATTCCTGCAGAAATATTTATTGGgttaatttcattattttcttagTCTACTGATCAATCACCTCCCACAACACGTTAGCCCACATGTTCTGTGCAACCAATTTACCAATAGCTATTTTGTAATATTGCTGTGGTAAAGCTTGGCTAAGATGTCTCGCCAGAGCTGAGTCACGGCATAAAAAGCAGTTATGGCTTCATTAGGGCCCCTCAAAGCCTAGCGATGGCTTTGCAGATACATTAATTCACATTGTTAAAGCATAATGCATGTACAATTGAATTTCAAGCTTAACTGTCTATGATACCAATTTACAGAGGAAATTTGACATATGAATATCAAATCAAGAATCTGTTATTGTTGCGGCGCCAGGTAGCCAAGCATTAAGAGAATCTAACCCCTAACCAAAAGCCTgctagaatgaaaaccaaagacagcaaggtgaaaaatcaaCCACTTTGAGCCTGAGAGTGGAATTTAACCCTAATTAGTCCTAGGtcattgttgtaaatgacaatgttttctttgtcagtgtACCTGGTAAAAAACCAGGCTAAGGCCACACATAGATGTAATTGTGGAGAACAAGGGAGTGGTTTGAAGAACAGCTATTTATGGGCCAATGCCAGATTGGTTGTGAGAAGTGGCCAACACTGTTGTGTTCCTGTGCTAATCTGATTAGTGTTCCTGTGCTAATCTGAAACGTAGGCGTATAGAACGTCATTTGCACATACAAAATTGACATTTAACAAGTTAAATTAGAAACCGATTACTGTTGATGGCGACCTAACAGCTAAAGACACGCAACGCTGCTTTCAGATCCGGCAATGCATCCAGGggcaacctgaaaaggggcatcaagatggcaaAAAATTACCACAAACTGCAGATTGTGGAGCACTTCAACAACTCCAAACGCCGAaacatgtggcagggcatccaatcCATCACTGACAACTGGCCAAAGAACCCGACCCACCCAGCCAGCGGCGTCTCCTTCACCGACAAattaaacaggttctacgcccgcttcgacagggacaactaacagccagccattaaagctgaactccccctATACATCCCCCCCCAGACTAACCTCCGCAGATgtgttgtctgcactgagcTGGGTGAATGCCTGTATGGCtactggtcctgatggcgtccccggGCGTGTGTTCAGAACATGTGCTGCGCAGCTGGCCAAGGTCTTTACTGAAATTTTCAGCATGTCCCTAGCCCAGGCAGTTGTCCCAAAGTGCTTGCAACtattgtgccagtgccgaagcgATCGActgcgtctagcctgaatgacttctgaCCGGTTGCACTCACCCCCGCAATCATGAAGTGCATTGAAAGACTAATTCTGGCCTACCTttagtcctgcctccccccaacaatggaccagtttgcctaccggtcgaacaggtctacagaggctctacactctgccctgacccacctggacacaaccaacacctatgtgagaatgctgttcaaagacttcaactcagcattcaacatggtcCTCCCCTcaaggctggtcaacaaactccatgacctggggatcagtctctctctctgcaactggactctggACTTCCTGACCAACAGACCcctgtctgtcaggttagactattttacctcctccaccctgatcctgaacattggtgttccacaaggctgcatgctgagccccctcttgtactccctcttcacccatgattgcgttcctgtacacagtctCAACACCAttggcctgatcagtgacagtGATGAGTGATGAGTTAGCCTACAGGGAAGAGTTCCAGCGCCGGGTGGCATAGTGTGCTGACaacaacgcaaagaaaaccaaggagatcattgtggattacaggaagtctaaaggacccttcacacccatgccacaaactgtttgctctcctaccatcaggcagatGATACCggtctcttcattcccacaccagcaagaacagtttctttccatctgctgtaaccatactcccccacctctcagggaccttgttgcgctactccctttgtactactggactctgacacctTGCAAAGTCTGCTGATGGtagttttcagtttttacagCTATGTGTTTATCTCGGGAACCTCAGTGCTGCTgtctctgcatttcagttgcacattattagattctgtccattcttgatccataaacaaaatgtatgcaaccaCTAGGAGAACCATCTTTATTTGCAtccaaaatgttgatcttccatagttcttacatgttctccaataattacaaagttaacacagtcctTTATGCCAATACACATTGGAGGCGGTGAGTGGTCAAAGCCATCCATTACACAGTAagaaatgtttataaaatacCCTtgtgtatggtatgttccaacctatggtccatgggACTATTCataactcctatcaggaggtatggacaggatgtatggataggatgtgtggggcccatctgTAACGGGCGTCATGTCCTATatattgtcctttgttcagagttagtcagcacttatgtgttgtgttaagtttctcttGCCCATATCCTatcacattcaatttgccttcatcgcacatttagaattgccatcgtacttgcatttttcagttgttacatgtacatgtctacctttcagacctcattgctgctatatcTGCATCTCGATTGCACATGCCAACTTATTCGTTCAGTTTGCCTCGATTACACTtatagaattgccatttgtacctgcaCAACTATTCATCCCACTTGTAGCATAGACTATActttatttgccttaattgcacatttattattgccatttgtactgcatatTTTCTGCTTTCTTCTATTTGCGCTTCTTAGACGCTAACTGCATTTTTTTGTACTGCGCTTGTTCAATGATAATAAAggtgaatctaatctaatagcTATATAGAgcttataatgaaaacaattactGTCAActagttatttaaaatgttcataatgATTTGATTTCAGGTAACTATATTGTTCTATTTTCAACAGTTGAACTTAATAATAGacagaaaagaaacagaaacaaaaagactAATTGTCTGTATACAACTCTAAGAACATCAGTGGTGGGAAAAATATCTATACTCCTTGTTTGTCAAAAAACATCatattttttgttagtttttcacATAGTTAATGTATTTCTTCACAAAGTTTGTTGATGCGCATTAGTTGGGATAGAGGAGAATTTCAAGACACATAGTCCCACACttcaagcaatttattatgttagGCATGTCGGTTGCATTTCGTCCACTTGGTCCAGCAAAAAATTGCTGCATTCCAGTTGGCGGCAACCTGTG is a window of Esox lucius isolate fEsoLuc1 chromosome 19, fEsoLuc1.pri, whole genome shotgun sequence DNA encoding:
- the peak1 gene encoding inactive tyrosine-protein kinase PEAK1, giving the protein MSACNTFTEHVWKPGECKNCFKPKSQHHLAEGGLKKTGLEVPSQEQNHPPTGTRSNTNSSQRGGGAGSSASARSSHFRPPVAKKPTIAVKPTMMLSCSSAGLDMEGNLQRPPDAGEPGKTSDFAVWTRNGMNRKRPGGPNNNEGEDAGDEIEGYGQGSRRTPTGNDNGLTDVLKEIAGLGSCLNPSPLSGSKDLFLGRISSSFQRSLERGLPASGCLAMGSSSGGATQKRVSVSNSMEVISTEGGRFCYPEFSSEGEDDDEDEEHEEDESDGNDDSEHESWDESDEELLAMEIRMRGQPRFANFRAATLSPVPFAQGKKWNTVPLRNRSLQRICAVDYDDSYDEILNGYPSIDSNGGHGHLPYGPADLQGSGFLSNSECTTSPESSSSLPEDSRTTSSCSSSAHCGPLKNGLHSPSAFRPPVLQAASKVKEQQTQKDLNPPKAIETHKAVLAIRLEDQDGRECLPMPQALPGQPVTISFSPTEEQAKPYRVVNLEKPLICKPYTVVDVSASMASPEEHNQERTPKPKTPVSPLSFPISPLGQPLSPASPMSPSSSISHLSITPSAVQGNACKKLGAIRYQEVWTSSTSPRQKMAKVDLGSSTASGPPVPPRYCSHKSAPTSPIAGLSSSRTVPVKSPNLSEIKFNSYNNAGMPPFPIIIRDDTTYFRSSKNAVKVPIVINPSAYDNLAVYKSFLGLSGELSQPKEGRVASHTYEEIGSSESVQPSPTEQTSVCKVASEKAAVDEKKAAAAALISKELTTRTTIDSVTAVSTASGAVSPATAVQSPLTVAAILSKSSPGSATSARVRKISGDTTSSREGSADYPPSSCTGTGHRENASTVLSQIVASIQPPQSCPESPYPSSKAYGIDELHALPLDATKEMLNRPKSLFSSTDGCLSKPRKDTPSKQLPKSQSASAAVPLSSPTKSEPNAPFPPPRSTSSPYHASNILQRHFGNWTKPSIASSPTRPSDGETSPGGGEGRRVAESAKPKRWISFKSFFRRRKDDDEQRDKAEKEKGKLVGLDGTVIHMLPPPPIQRHHWFSEAKNEDPNQKPTIIFTYKPDSSASGDGKGELRVEECKETVLLSPEVSRDVRPLSPGRTPSPQMGTAFHCKTISQVPGDANISEGETPTVTSLPGKLARLPPRDEIASLAVTPASVSEGSASLDDPEEEDGHSHSPTSSSCSATYSNLGQSRANMIPLKHPRNMKSSDDALADLEEEATKATPPPLPKKSVARAVFETSSLGKELPIRPKHEAKPGGTNLSVANPVYDLDSTWETGSHSSSISSEARVHDQESGDSLERPVAVVNKGRGANSLSCLMSAPSATTGRERRGCRSAESLAGRARTTGRGGGGNSKQQRQALYKGMDSWEEVVGRIRGLHTDTLRKLAGKCEDRFMAGQKDHLRFGTDSWSHFRLTTGKPCCEAGDAVYYTASYAKDPLVNYAIKICRSKVKETQQQFFHSLAVRQSLALHFNIQQDCGHFLADVPARLLPWEEEEEEKEGNEEKEDEDGQKGKEDKEISTKKDKKEVVETTNVMQNGQAEDSRCPGNPAGASGHLSSRVVVITREVPFQTVADFVRDGASRHARNPDLYERQVCLLLLQLCSGLEHMKPYHVTHCDLRLENLLLVHCQPGNPWNLDLLEPNNNSSNSASSGAGAANAAANATCPARLIISNFSQAKQKNPLVEDPGALRDQSRLAPEIVTATQYRKCDEFQTGILIYEMLHRPNPFEETPELKEREYTWADLPPLPARSLYSQGLQQLASLLLTVNPSERIQMAEARACLQCLLWGPREDLFQALSCTSGPIPGAITSQRETTLQNWLDLKRTLMMIKFAERSLDTGCGVSLEDWLCCQYLAFATTDTLSRVVRILQQQNPRTQHTAQSQNLAQSQNVFKSLHLSQSQQHITHTEHITHSQPL